One Thermoplasmata archaeon DNA window includes the following coding sequences:
- a CDS encoding SMC family ATPase, producing the protein MQLRRLRLKNIRSYTSAELELTRGTTLIAGDVGSGKTSLLYAIEMALFGFAEVDAGFLVRHGAPQAEVAVEIEHEGHRYEISRRFRRITRKGRHSFELERSTFSQDGATTQYSATELRQRIIDLFGFPDNPSPRAHSDLWRWAVYVPQERMREVLSQEPQDRLETIRKALGVERYRAAAENAQELASEIRRVAATRVEEAGRLHHWEADHSVRSAEIVRLRAERVGLETKHAELRRDLDAAERAGQELQEGLRRVEGDRREQASLTRQGEQDLRAVASLTEQQRHAVAEIGRLAAGDTVGPATDLAALSQRAATLDEEQARLNAGLRELATRLQELAAVRAEALAAERHRTDAREHADRARHALEEAKATLAELAAQGPAREPPAPTLRNLSEIDAALETAQAAERTALEETARARTDLEEVDTLLAGGICPRCRQTVRPEEFRPHREESARALAETENRLRKLQAGRGAVGEERRSRERYERARDRWIDLEHRRADSSASLARCQSEEVTSRTALREAEAEAQRARERATSLEPIEATERAERAKATALDAERARCITGIEGVRRAEEERRNRQIRRESLERDRERIGTELEAIQQRVAERMIALNALRDRVERAATLEQEDARARKKLAELQAVATEIRAAVVRAEARIEDSERRLNEAEAGLRERRQLLGEIEELRAKAAWVGGPFRETLFSIEERLLASAQAMFDQLFARYFASLIDDTGLEARVDVSFTPAVLIHGEWTPAEALSGGERTSLALAFRLALGRVVRTMGSLDLETIILDEPTDGFSPEQIVRMGELLEELALPQVILVSHEAELASIADRVVLAEKHDGVSVLRVSRADPAGSPAI; encoded by the coding sequence ATGCAGCTGCGCCGCCTCCGATTGAAGAACATCCGCAGCTACACCTCCGCCGAGCTCGAACTCACCCGGGGGACGACCCTGATCGCCGGGGATGTCGGCTCCGGCAAGACCTCCCTCCTCTACGCGATCGAGATGGCCCTCTTCGGGTTCGCCGAGGTCGACGCGGGGTTCCTCGTTCGCCACGGCGCGCCCCAAGCGGAGGTCGCCGTCGAGATCGAGCACGAGGGCCACCGCTACGAGATCTCCCGCCGGTTCCGGCGGATCACCCGCAAGGGTCGCCATAGCTTCGAATTGGAGCGCAGCACGTTCTCGCAGGACGGAGCGACGACCCAGTACTCGGCGACCGAGCTCCGCCAGCGGATCATCGACCTCTTCGGTTTTCCGGACAATCCGAGTCCTCGCGCCCACTCCGATCTGTGGCGCTGGGCGGTCTACGTGCCTCAGGAACGGATGCGCGAGGTCCTCTCCCAAGAGCCCCAGGACCGGCTCGAGACGATCCGCAAGGCGCTCGGAGTTGAGCGGTACCGCGCCGCAGCGGAGAACGCGCAAGAACTCGCCTCCGAGATCCGGCGGGTCGCGGCCACGCGCGTCGAGGAGGCCGGCCGCCTCCACCACTGGGAGGCCGACCATTCCGTGCGCTCTGCGGAGATCGTCCGGCTCCGGGCGGAACGCGTGGGCCTCGAGACGAAGCATGCGGAGCTCCGCCGAGATCTCGATGCCGCGGAACGCGCCGGCCAGGAGCTCCAGGAAGGTCTGCGCCGGGTCGAAGGGGACCGCCGAGAGCAGGCGAGCCTAACGCGCCAAGGCGAACAAGATCTGCGCGCCGTCGCCTCGCTCACCGAGCAGCAGCGCCATGCGGTGGCCGAGATCGGACGTCTCGCCGCCGGTGACACCGTCGGCCCCGCCACCGATCTCGCGGCCCTGAGCCAGCGGGCCGCGACGCTCGACGAGGAGCAAGCCCGGCTGAACGCCGGGCTGCGCGAACTCGCCACTCGACTCCAAGAGCTCGCCGCAGTGCGCGCCGAAGCGCTCGCGGCCGAGCGACACCGGACCGACGCTCGCGAGCACGCCGATCGGGCCCGGCATGCGCTCGAAGAAGCGAAGGCGACGCTCGCCGAGCTGGCGGCGCAGGGGCCCGCGCGAGAACCCCCGGCTCCCACGCTCCGAAATCTATCGGAGATCGACGCGGCCCTGGAAACTGCCCAGGCGGCGGAACGAACGGCGCTCGAGGAAACGGCGCGCGCTCGGACGGATCTGGAAGAGGTGGACACGCTCCTCGCGGGGGGCATCTGTCCCCGGTGCCGGCAGACCGTCCGCCCCGAGGAGTTCCGCCCGCACCGAGAGGAGAGCGCGCGAGCCCTCGCCGAAACGGAGAATCGACTTCGCAAGCTGCAGGCCGGGCGCGGGGCCGTTGGGGAGGAACGACGATCCCGCGAACGGTACGAACGCGCCCGCGACCGTTGGATCGATCTAGAGCACCGCCGCGCGGACTCTTCCGCGTCGCTCGCGCGGTGCCAGAGCGAGGAAGTGACATCACGGACGGCGCTCCGCGAAGCGGAAGCCGAGGCCCAGAGGGCCCGCGAGCGGGCCACCTCACTCGAACCCATAGAGGCCACGGAGCGCGCCGAACGGGCGAAGGCGACCGCCCTGGACGCCGAGCGGGCGCGCTGCATCACCGGGATCGAGGGGGTCCGCCGAGCCGAGGAGGAACGGCGGAACCGTCAGATCCGTCGGGAGTCGCTGGAGCGGGATCGGGAGAGGATCGGCACCGAGCTCGAGGCGATCCAACAGCGGGTCGCCGAGCGCATGATCGCCCTGAACGCCCTGAGGGACCGGGTGGAGCGCGCCGCCACTCTCGAGCAGGAGGACGCCCGCGCCCGGAAGAAGCTCGCCGAGCTCCAGGCCGTGGCTACGGAGATCCGCGCCGCCGTGGTGCGCGCGGAGGCCCGCATCGAGGACTCCGAGCGACGCCTCAACGAGGCGGAGGCCGGTCTTCGGGAGCGCCGCCAGCTCCTCGGCGAGATCGAGGAACTGCGGGCGAAGGCGGCCTGGGTCGGAGGACCGTTCCGCGAGACGCTCTTCTCGATCGAGGAACGCCTGCTCGCCTCCGCCCAGGCGATGTTCGACCAGCTCTTCGCCCGCTACTTCGCATCGCTCATAGACGACACGGGCCTCGAGGCCCGCGTCGACGTCAGCTTCACCCCGGCAGTCCTCATCCACGGGGAATGGACCCCCGCCGAGGCGCTGAGCGGGGGAGAACGCACGTCGCTCGCGCTCGCCTTCCGCCTCGCGCTCGGCCGGGTCGTCCGGACGATGGGGAGCCTCGATCTCGAAACGATCATCTTGGACGAGCCGACCGACGGGTTCTCCCCGGAGCAAATCGTGCGGATGGGGGAGCTCCTGGAGGAGCTCGCCCTGCCTCAGGTCATCCTCGTCTCGCACGAGGCCGAGCTCGCGTCGATCGCGGACCGGGTCGTCCTCGCCGAGAAGCACGACGGGGTCTCGGTGCTCCGAG